The following are from one region of the Vulpes vulpes isolate BD-2025 chromosome 14, VulVul3, whole genome shotgun sequence genome:
- the LOC140595264 gene encoding uncharacterized protein: protein MDTYHKTLTEFTATIISSSPWLRWACGLGPLVQPSPGGAGAGPRLPTPLGGSAPPAAALPGFPAPPRLRRAHRTLRAGSSCPSQDTPVPEPSRPALLPSSRSQSVAAAPAVWPSGRSLSSPPGEPASLLHPFAVPRPAPLRPPGLRRAPGRPRPRPRRGPGRDENTQDAEPPPEGATGDAREAAVVGRGRDLPRAPRAGGWTSGPSRRPRPTSWPRRPEARGPHCGARLLSTRTSSRATPGPGPARPLHADPAPAGPQASTASARSGPALRPPAAPEARRFSGGAARTDREAEAGAEGPRGQGAPGPAAAHSPPSRRRRRRRRTRPGTHGPAGRNAAGSAGAADWPPPLRPAPRRPAPCRGSGRGCARTSDCGAEAAAAGAGLLPRRGGRHRPPAGVCACAQGGDGVLACGRGGAGRSRQPRPSGAGRSGRGRPRASCAWTAADRAPRRRRGPREGFVLGAWVQAGSARPPRPSSTPERLAPARPPAPAPRGSRKEPRDGCGTRRCEVGRGFWMGRRAYFQGSLLDRSQLPTHKHWTSDERLRSTSAWAHSLYLHPMIPEVGMDTS, encoded by the exons ATGGACACGTACCACAAAACCTTAACAGAATTTACAGCAACAATAATAA GTAGCAGTCCGTGGCTGCGCTGGGCCTGCGGCCTGGGCCCGCTCGTCCAGCCGTCACCCGGCGGCGCCGGGGCAGGGCCGCGTCTCCCCACACCCCTCGGCGGCTCGGCCCCGCCTGCAGCTGCCCTCCCCGGCTTCCCCGCGCCACCCCGACTCCGCAGGGCGCACCGCACCTTGCGCGCTGGGTCCAGCTGCCCTTCCCAGGACACTCCGGTTCCTGAGCCTTCACGCCCGGCCCTGCTCCCGTCCTCCCGCAGCCAGAGCGTGGCCGCGGCGCCCGCGGTCTGGCCGTCGGGGCGGAGCCTGTCCTCACCTCCAGGAGAGCCCGCGTCTCTGCTCCACCCGTTCGCGGTCCCGCGGCCTGCGCCGCTGCGGCCCCCGGGGCTACGGcgggccccgggccgcccccgcccccgcccccgccgaggGCCCGGCCGCGACGAGAACACGCAGGACGCCGAGCCGCCACCGGAGGGGGCAACGGGAGACGCCCGCGAAGCCGCCGTGGTGGGGCGGGGACG CGACCTGCCTCGGGCACCCCGGGCTGGCGGCTGGACGAGCGGGCCCAGCCGCAGGCCCCGACCGACCAGCTGGCCCCGTCGGCCCGAGGCCCGAGGCCCACACTGCGGGGCGCGCCTCCTCTCCACCCGCACCTCCTCCAGAGCGACccccgggcccggcccggcccgccccctgCACGCCGACCCGGCGCCTGCGGGGCCGCAGGCGTCCACGGCTTCCGCGCGGTCCGGCCCGGCCCTCCGGCCGCCGGCCGCCCCCGAGGCCCGACGCTTCTCCGGCGGAGCAGCGCGCACGGACCGGGAGGCGGAGGCCGGGGCCGAGGGGCCAAGGGGCCAAGGGGCCCCGGGGCCCGCGGCCGCACACTCACCtcccagccgccgccgccgccgccgccgccggaccAGGCCCGGGACCCACGGCCCCGCCGGGCGGAACGCGGCTGGCAGCGCGGGCGCCGCCGATTGGCCGCCgccgctccgccccgccccccggcgccccgccccctgTCGCGGCTcggggcggggctgcgcgcgCACGTCCGACTGCGGAGCGGAGGCCGCGGCAGCAGGCGCCGGGCTCCTCCCACGCCGCGGCGGGCGTCACCGGCCCCCAGCTGGCGTCTGCGCCTGCGCACAGGGCGGTGACGGCGTCCTCGCGTGCgggcgcggcggcgcggggcggagCCGGCAGCCGCGGCCGTCAGGGGCCGGGAGGAGCGGGCGGGGCCGCCCGCGGGCGTCCTGCGCCTGGACGGCGGCGGACCGGGCTCCCCGGCGACGGCGCGGCCCTCGGGAAGGCTTCGTGCTCGGCGCGTGGGTCCAGGCTGGTTCTGCTCGTCCTCCGCGCCCTTCTTCAACCCCCGAGAGACTTGCCCCAGCTCGACCTCCGGCCCCTGCTCCCCGTGGGAGCCGCAAGGAGCCTCGCGACGGGTGCGGGACGCGCAGATGCGAAGTAGGACGAG GTTTCTGGATGGGGAGAAGAGCTTATTTTCAAGGTTCTCTGCTCGACAGGAGCCAGCTTCCCACACACAAGCACTGGACGTCTGACGAGCGGCTGAGAAGCACCTCTGCTTGGGCGCACTCCTTGTATTTGCATCCCATGATTCCAGAAGTTGGTATGGACACAAG CTGA
- the GZF1 gene encoding GDNF-inducible zinc finger protein 1 isoform X2, translated as MESGAVLLESKSSPFNLLQEMHQLRLLGHLCDVTVSVEYQGVREEFMAHKAVLAATSKFFKEMFLNEKTVDGSRTNVYLNEVQVVDFASFLEFVYTAKVQVEEDRVQRMLEMAEKLKCLDLSETCFQLKKQMLESVLLELQNFSESQEAEGSSGSQSSVAPDLGASPAVDSPLPNGLGESDPLAETISNGMLPDTPPRKSKEKLEKKKDAVKPPYTKIRRASGRLAGRKVFVEIPKKKYTRRLREQQKSAEDDTGDHCGFQDPSSDTAGAEMEPITKREEGGAGPVAAQALPAAGHGEDDDEDDEGEKRKSNFKCTICEKAFLYEKSFLKHIRHHHGVATEVVHRCDTCGQTFANRCNLKSHQRHVHSSERHFPCELCGKKFKRKKDVKRHVVQVHEGGGERHQCQQCGKGLSSKTALRLHERTHTGHKPYGCTECDAKFSQPSALKTHMRIHTGEKPFVCDECGARFTQNHMLIYHKRCHTGERPFMCETCGKSFASKEYLKHHNRIHTGSKPFKCEVCFRTFAQRNSLYQHIKVHTGERPYCCDQCGKQFTQLNALQRHHRIHTGEKPFMCNACGRTFTDKSTLRRHTSMAHPRMMTRTRLSSRMKNIHHPNFRINCCLLQKMAIFTT; from the exons atggaaagtGGTGCAGTTCTGCTGGAATCCAAATCCTCACCGTTCAACCTTCTGCAGGAAATGCACCAACTACGCCTTCTTGGTCACTTGTGTGATGTGACTGTCAGTGTGGAGTACCAGGGCGTCCGTGAAGAGTTCATGGCCCATAAGGCCGTGCTGGCAGCCACCAGCAAGTTCTTTAAGGAGATGTTCCTTAATGAGAAGACTGTGGATGGTTCGAGGACTAATGTCTACCTAAATGAAGTGCAAGTTGTTGACTTTGCCTCATTTCTCGAGTTTGTGTACACTGCAAAGGTACAGGTTGAAGAAGACCGTGTGCAGCGAATGCTGGAAATGGCTGAGAAACTAAAATGTCTGGACTTATCGGAAACTTGTTTTCAATTGAAGAAACAGATGTTGGAGTCAGTACTTCTGGAGTTGCAGAACTTCTCGGAATCTCAGGAGGCAGAAGGGAGCAGTGGCTCCCAATCCTCTGTTGCCCCTGACCTCGGGGCAAGTCCAGCAGTGGACAGTCCACTCCCTAATGGCCTCGGGGAGTCAGATCCCTTGGCGGAGACAATCAGCAATGGCATGTTGCCAGATACGCCCCCAAGGAAGTCCAAGGAGaaactagagaagaaaaaagatgcagTCAAGCCTCCCTACACAAAAATCAGGAGGGCCAGTGGACGGCTGGCTGGAAGGAAGGTGTTTGTGGAAATACCTAAAAAGAAGTACACAAGAAGGCTCCGGGAGCAGCAGAAAAGTGCTGAGGATGACACAGGGGACCACTGCGGCTTCCAGGACCCCAGCTCCGACACCGCGGGAGCAGAGATGGAGCCCATCACAAAACGGGAGGAGGGTGGCGCAGGGCCTGTGGCAGCACAGGCGCTGCCAGCAGCGGGCCACGGGGAGGACGATGATGAGGACGATGAGGgtgagaagaggaagagcaaCTTCAAGTGCACTATCTGTGAAAAGGCCTTTCTGTATGAGAAAAGCTTCCTGAAGCACATCCGGCACCACCACGGGGTGGCTACTGAGGTGGTCCATCGCTGTGACACGTGCGGCCAGACCTTCGCCAACCGCTGCAATCTCAAGAGCCACCAGCGCCATGTGCACAGCAGTGAGCGCCACTTCCCATGCGAGCTGTGTGGCAAGAAGTTCAAGAGGAAGAAGGATGTGAAGCGACACGTGGTGCAGGTGCATGAGGGCGGCGGCGAGCGGCACCAGTGCCAGCAGTGCGGCAAGGGTCTGAGCTCCAAGACGGCGCTGCGGCTGCATGAACGGACGCACACGGGCCACAAGCCCTATGGCTGCACTGAGTGTGACGCCAAGTTCTCGCAGCCCTCAGCGCTGAAGACCCACATGAG AATTCATACAGGGGAAAAACCTTTTGTCTGTGATGAATGTGGTGCAAGATTCACTCAGAACCACATGCTGATTTATCATAAAAGGTGTCACACAG GTGAAAGACCTTTTATGTGTGAAACATGTGGCAAGAGTTTTGCTTCTAAGGAGTATTTAAAACATCACAATAGAATCCATACTGGATCCAAACCCTTTAAATGTGAAGTTTGTTTCAGGACTTTTGCCCAGCGGAATTCGCTCTATCAGCATATTAAAGTCCACACAG GGGAACGTCCTTATTGCTGTGACCAGTGTGGTAAGCAGTTCACCCAGCTCAATGCTCTCCAGCGTCACCATCGCATCCACACGGGGGAGAAGCCATTCATGTGTAATGCATGTGGGCGGACGTTCACTGACAAGTCCACTCTCAGGCGGCATACCTCG